The genomic window ATGCTTACATGTTCATTTTATTCACTAACAAGGTCCTCACATTAGTAGTAAGATTCGACCTCACGTCCTTGTAAAGTATGAATCGACTTATTATCAACCGGAAATACTTCCTTGGAAAACTCTCTTACTCTTGTAGTCCCTTTCTAACTAGGATGTTAATTCTTTAATTTTGTCTATGCTAAATTTTTCTGTAGAATAATCACAAGCTTATTACCAaatcaatatattaaaattaattttaatataggGAGGGAGGGAATTGGGATTGGTCCAtcctaaaattaaattttgtatttgttttgtCTTACACGGCAACTAGTTGATTTTAGATATACAAAAGCAAAcggaattaattaatttgaaaactTTATACATCTAAATGAAGCCTATGTGTCCATATTTGCACCATGCTACTACCCAACCAATTGCCATAGATGCTGCtagaattaaaatttataagttcCTTCACTATTGAAGTCACTTAATTTTAcactataatatttttaaacctTGCACATATTAAATTGTACTGCCATATGGAAAGAAAATCATGTGGGTATATTCAATAGGAACAGTGCATATTTATGAATGAGCATTTGGCACAATAATTTTTCTAGCCAGTAATGGAGAaaatcttatcttatcttacTCATTAAATGCTTTTTTATCATGAATTCAACTGTCACCTAAGCATGCATCTTATGGGTGTACTCCAAACTATTGatgaaataatgaaattttGGAAAACCAATTATGCATCAACCTTAACATAGATGATCAAACAATAGTTTGCATTTGGCAACAATGGTAGGTATCAAGATGACCATTCATTCTCATTTCTCACCATTACCAAAACTGCATTAGATTCTGACTAGTTCTCTATTGACCAGCAGAATATTTTGATTCATATAACTTAAAGATTTTGAGCACAACTTTGTTACTAAAGTTTTTTACCATGTACAATTTATGAACATATATTGGCACTATCTGTCCCAGCACGGTAATGGTAACACGATTCCCTTTAGTTCGGCTTGATCCTTATGGGTTCTAAACCTTTTGAATCAAAGTATAGTAGATTTAGGCATACCAACCTGTTGCTTGAACAAGTCTTAGTGGTAGGGCAAGTGGGCAACCACACCCCCTTatattttctttcataattgaagaaTGTATATTCATAATTAGTCTGCAAGGTTTTATGTTGCTTTACAAAGTATAGTCCTTAAGAATTCATTAGATTAACTCTATGTTTATCACAAGTTGCAACATCGcttcaaaagaaaattatccctgaaatatttttttttgcccaGAGTGTAATCTTAGTGGCATTTACTCATATGATGTGTTGCAATCTTGATACAGCACATAAAGGAGTTGGATGATCTTAGAACACAGCTTGTAGTAACTAGAGCAACAGCAGATTCAAGTGCCGCAGCCGCTCAATCAGCGCAGTTCCAATGTTTAGAACTTCAAAAAGAATTAGATGAGAAAAATAGTTCACTAAGAGAGCATGAGGAACGCGTAGTTAGACTAGGTGAGCAACTTGATAATTTACAGAAGGATCTTCAGGCAAGGGAATTTTCACAAAAGCAATTGAGAGATGAAGTTTTTAGAATTGAGCGTGATATTCTGGAGGCTCTTGCAAAAGCCGGAGAGAACAAGGATTGCGAACTGCGAAAAATATTGGATGAGGTTTCTCCTAAGAATGTAGAGAAGATGAATAAGCTACTGGTTATTAAGGATGATGAAATAGTTAAACTTAAGGATGAAATGAAGATCATGTCTGCTCATTGGAAGCACAAGACTAAGGAGTTAGAGTCACAGGTATTACCATCCTGATTTGCCATTGTTATTACTCATTCATTTACTTTGTGATTTCTCTTCTTTATTTGAGGTCATGGCTAATCCATTTAAGTTCATTGATGAATTTTAAAACACAGTTGGAGAAACAGCGGCGTGCTGATCAGGATCTGAAGAAGAGGGTGTTGAAGTTGGAATTCTGTCTGCAGGAAGCTCGTTCTCAGACACGCAAACTCCAAAGGGTAAATCTAATTCCTGCactcatttttttttgcatttaaaAAATGCTCAAATGTTCTTAGTTACAGTGCATTGGGCTCTTTTAGTGCTGCTTTTTGAGTTtttgatgaattatttgatctttttttaGGCAAGAATTTATGCattgaaataaataagaaaCATGAGGACAAATTAGGTTTCATTTTTAATCTAGTTTTGGACCATTATTCAAAAGTTTTCTTTGATGCCATGATTGGTTGACTCATAGTATCATCCTATCATTTATTTGACCCTCCTTAGTCAAACTTATAGTGAATTATATGTCCTCGTGTAATCACATGTTTCATTGTACGTGTTTTGCGATCAGATGGGAGAGCGACGGGATAAAGCTATTAAAGAACTGAGAGATCAATTAGCAGGAAAGCAACAAAAAGTTGTGGATGCAGACAAGCAAAATCAGAATTTCTGGGACAGCTCAGGATTCAAAATTGTGGTCTCCATGTCCATGGTAGTCTTGGTAGTATTTTCAAAGCGGTGAAACCATTCCTTTGTCTATAAGGATTCTTGTATATAGAGGAACCTAATACCTTTTCTAGTTCATTGTAGAAGTAAAGAGAAGTTCTAGAAGGCGTTTCGTGCTGTAGAAATGCAGTTTTACTGTTTTAGAGATAATCTAGCTTTAGCTTATGCAGTATGTAGCAACATCAGGATCACAACACAATTTTGATGTGTTCTATATGAAACTAATCGAAGTATGTACACTTTCTATATTGAAGATCGTTTATTGCatcattattatttgttttgacTTGCTAGAGAATTTAAGTTGGTCATTGCAGGTTAATATAATACATGTAAATCACCACAAGAAAATGATATCACTGCTCTTTAGTCCTGGTGGACCTTGTTCACACTCATATCTatataaaaaatcatgaaatttCAGCCTCTTAGTGATGTGTGTGCCTTGAAAGCATTTCACATGTGTCGGTTAAAAAGTCAAGGTGTTTGGTAGCTGATAGTCATCAGTGCTTTCTCGTTATTTTCTATGATAATTCAATCAAATGAATTCTTAGTTTAGAATCAGCATCCAATGCATTGGGTTAAGATACAGGTGGGTCTCTTCTTGTCCATATAGCACATGTCTCAGTCTATAGAATAGAAGTGCCACATCATTTGACAATTTTTATCCATCAGAATCTTAATAGAACCTCAATCTATAACAAATCTCCATTCATGGAAACGGATGGTCATAACAACTCTGACAGATTTACACTGAACTACAGACCCGACTCTCCTGCAGACAATATTTCTCGCATTCACGTACTCGGAATATTGTTGGCCGTTCAATCAAGATCTAATAGTCCAGATTAAAGCTTGGTATTTTGACTAAtacaatcaaaattaaaatctacATTTTTTGGACTGTCGGATCAAAATTGGACGACCACTGTTGTCCGGGATGTGTAAATGCGGGACCCTTGACTGCTGGAAATACGAATTCCTCTACTACATAGTTCCTAGATTGTAACTTTgaataaacaaaagaaaactacCTCAGCTCTCAAAATATATGTACACGACCAATATTGGCCATAATATATTTTACAACCTAAAACACCATAAGCAGAGCTCTTTTTCTTCCCTTCTTAATCTGATATCTTTCTGCACCTATAGACCTGATGTTGCAAGACAACTCTAACGTATGGCTATGAATAGTATGATGATCTGAAAGGAAAACTTGTTTCTGAATTCTGAACTCTATGGCATACTGAGTCTTGCAGTGACAAATGAAATCATCAGAACTATGCAGCCAGTAGCAGGTTTCAGAGCTAGAGAGTGCGAGGCCGTCGTTGTGTTTACAACAGGAGGGCTATCGGACCCAAAATCAGGCATTGTACCTGAAGCTGGGTCGCTTGATGAATTTAACACTGAAGGTGGGGCACCATAGCTACAAAATGCAGCATTATTTATACATACCCATGATTAGTATATGCTTATTGGTGCAACAGAATAATTATTAAAAGACTTGAAAAACTTGCCATCTCACTTACCCGAAAGTGCCTGATCCTGAAGATGTTGGTGGAGCTGTTGGAATCGATGGGGGAGCTATTGTTGGAATAGATGATGAAGGTGTTGTTAGACTTGGCGGCGGTGTTGAAGTTGGAATTGATTGTGTAGGTGGCGTTGGTGATGATATCGTTGGCGGCGTTGAGGATGATGTTGACGACGATGATGAGGAGGACGATGATGATGGGAAAATGCAAGAACCAGAacctaataaaaataaacagtgatcaattttttgaagcatgagattgaaagaaaaaaaacgaGGGTTATTAAAATATGTTAAGATTTTACTTGGATTTGAGTTAACTAAGGTGGCAGCGCCTCCAAAGTTGCAACTTGTTGGAGATGGATTCTTTTGATAGTAACTGTTGAAGGCAAAAGAAGCATGGTTCTGCAAAGTGACTGGACTGTAACAACTAGCACCCTGCTGTATTTGAGAACAGTCAGCACCACCCATTCCACACGCATAATCCAACGCCGATTGAAGGGACGCTTGTGGAGCACCTGATTTCGCCACACACCAACTCTGTCCTTGAATGGAAGGAGCATTTACGCTTGAAGGAGGTGGCTGTTGAGGATTTACAACAGGAACATTTCCTGATGGAGGTGGATAATAAGATGTCACAGGGTTGGTTATTGGTTGTGTACCTGGAACTGTCGAAGGCGTTGTAGCTGGATTGAAGACAGGAACCGCCGGTGAATTGGTTGGATTTGTTGGAGGTAAAGGAACAGCAGGTGTAGTAGGAGGAACTGTTACTG from Trifolium pratense cultivar HEN17-A07 linkage group LG1, ARS_RC_1.1, whole genome shotgun sequence includes these protein-coding regions:
- the LOC123886527 gene encoding nuclear envelope-associated protein 2-like, producing the protein MSISEKQASSSLVTRDVDPLLRDLNDKKQSFRRNVVSLASELKELRSRLASQEQSYVKETQTRQEAETNAKIMELEISKLQKNLEEKNEQLQASTSSAQKHIKELDDLRTQLVVTRATADSSAAAAQSAQFQCLELQKELDEKNSSLREHEERVVRLGEQLDNLQKDLQAREFSQKQLRDEVFRIERDILEALAKAGENKDCELRKILDEVSPKNVEKMNKLLVIKDDEIVKLKDEMKIMSAHWKHKTKELESQLEKQRRADQDLKKRVLKLEFCLQEARSQTRKLQRMGERRDKAIKELRDQLAGKQQKVVDADKQNQNFWDSSGFKIVVSMSMVVLVVFSKR